The proteins below are encoded in one region of Aeromonas jandaei:
- a CDS encoding siderophore-interacting protein: protein MTQSLPPNRPRPVTVKRVQQLTPHLRRITFGGRELADYPFTCGGAHIKVMLAQPHQSEPVMPAMTAGGPRWSNPADKPVIRTYTIRAFRRDELELDIDFVLHGDSGPASAFATHAKPGDKVILSGPGGPNPMLQPAEHYCLVGDLTALPAIMAMCEVMPADACGEIAILLPDQADAQPLTLPFGVQCHWFVGEPATSGILEHVQALPLSRDGGFFWLGGEEALVLPLRRRFRSVLEVDRQSLYAVPYWRRGKSEEAYHQTRHDVMDS from the coding sequence GTGACCCAGAGCCTGCCTCCCAATCGCCCCCGTCCGGTGACGGTCAAGCGAGTGCAACAACTTACCCCTCATCTGCGGCGCATCACGTTTGGCGGCCGTGAACTGGCCGATTATCCCTTTACCTGCGGTGGTGCCCATATCAAGGTGATGCTGGCCCAGCCTCACCAGAGCGAACCCGTTATGCCAGCCATGACGGCGGGCGGCCCGCGCTGGAGCAATCCGGCGGACAAGCCGGTCATCCGCACCTACACCATCCGTGCATTTCGCCGCGATGAGCTGGAGCTCGATATCGACTTTGTTCTTCATGGCGATAGCGGGCCAGCCAGTGCTTTTGCTACCCACGCCAAGCCGGGGGATAAGGTGATCCTCTCCGGGCCGGGTGGCCCCAACCCCATGCTGCAACCGGCAGAGCACTACTGTCTGGTGGGCGATCTCACCGCCTTGCCCGCCATCATGGCGATGTGCGAAGTGATGCCTGCCGATGCCTGCGGGGAGATTGCCATCCTGTTGCCGGATCAGGCGGATGCCCAGCCACTGACACTGCCGTTCGGCGTACAGTGTCACTGGTTTGTGGGAGAGCCTGCGACCAGCGGTATTCTGGAGCATGTGCAGGCCTTGCCTCTCTCTCGGGATGGCGGTTTCTTCTGGCTCGGTGGGGAGGAGGCGCTGGTGCTGCCACTGCGTCGCCGTTTTCGTTCCGTGCTCGAGGTGGATCGCCAGTCGCTCTATGCGGTTCCTTACTGGCGCAGAGGCAAGAGTGAAGAGGCCTATCATCAGACCCGCCATGATGTGATGGATAGCTGA
- a CDS encoding HD domain-containing phosphohydrolase: MDDEILIIDDDDLALTDVQQAGWKVMIVDDEPEVHRITKITLNKFEFDNRPIDFLHAYSAAQAKELLATTPDVALLLLDVVMEVDHAGLDVVKYVREELQNKMVRIVLRTGQPGQAPEDDVVTNYDINDYKDKTELTSQKLRTLLRASLRSYRDIRTLESNRQGLEKVIEASKGIFEKRALRQFVEGAQEQLSALLHLGETQIYDVKQYTYEVKDQLLEPLLPGHAAMRLTDAPEILRQAMAQSSNVYDTNQMVLYCQNPRHHLLFHIETTRQLSQIDTSLLTLFTENIIVALENIRLNEVIADNQREIIYRIGELVETRSKESGLHVKRVALYTEQFCHLLGMSEEQSELIKRASPLHDIGKVGIPDAILHKPGKLTPEEWEIMKTHAQLGQDMLSGSDLALFQIGATIAGNHHEKWNGSGYPRGLKGADIPLEGRIVALADVFDALGSDRCYKKAWPLEKVLALIEEEKGQHFDPQLVELMMANLDKFLEIREQNKDVYIGEH; this comes from the coding sequence ATGGATGACGAAATCCTGATTATTGATGACGACGATCTTGCTCTCACCGATGTGCAGCAAGCGGGCTGGAAAGTGATGATCGTTGACGACGAACCCGAGGTTCATCGCATCACCAAGATCACCCTGAACAAGTTCGAGTTTGACAATCGCCCCATCGACTTTCTGCACGCCTATTCCGCAGCACAAGCCAAGGAGCTGCTGGCGACTACGCCGGATGTCGCCCTGCTGCTGCTGGATGTGGTGATGGAAGTCGACCATGCCGGTCTCGACGTCGTCAAATACGTCCGCGAAGAGCTGCAAAACAAGATGGTGCGCATCGTGCTCAGAACCGGCCAGCCCGGTCAGGCACCGGAAGATGACGTTGTCACCAACTACGACATCAACGACTACAAGGACAAGACCGAGCTTACCTCCCAGAAGCTACGAACCCTGCTGCGTGCCAGTCTGCGTTCATATAGAGATATCCGCACTCTGGAGAGCAACCGGCAGGGGCTCGAAAAAGTTATCGAAGCCTCCAAGGGAATTTTCGAGAAGCGGGCCCTGCGCCAGTTTGTCGAAGGTGCACAGGAACAATTGAGTGCCCTGCTCCATCTGGGTGAAACCCAGATCTACGACGTAAAACAATACACCTACGAGGTAAAGGATCAGCTGCTTGAACCTCTGCTGCCGGGCCATGCCGCGATGCGGCTGACAGACGCTCCCGAGATCCTGCGCCAGGCCATGGCACAAAGCAGCAACGTCTACGATACCAACCAGATGGTGCTCTACTGCCAGAACCCGCGTCACCACCTGCTGTTCCATATTGAGACAACGCGCCAGCTCAGCCAGATCGATACCAGCCTGCTCACTCTCTTTACCGAAAACATCATAGTGGCGCTGGAGAACATCCGTCTCAACGAAGTGATCGCCGATAACCAGCGCGAAATCATCTACCGCATCGGTGAACTGGTCGAAACCCGCTCCAAAGAGTCGGGACTGCATGTCAAACGGGTCGCACTCTATACCGAGCAGTTCTGCCATCTGCTTGGGATGAGCGAAGAACAGAGCGAGCTGATAAAACGCGCCTCACCGCTGCACGACATCGGCAAGGTCGGCATCCCCGATGCCATCTTGCACAAGCCGGGCAAGCTCACTCCGGAAGAGTGGGAAATAATGAAAACCCATGCCCAGCTTGGGCAGGACATGCTCTCCGGCAGCGACTTGGCACTGTTCCAGATCGGCGCCACCATAGCGGGCAATCACCATGAAAAGTGGAATGGCAGCGGCTATCCACGTGGCTTGAAAGGGGCGGATATCCCGCTGGAGGGGCGTATCGTGGCGCTGGCAGATGTGTTCGATGCGCTGGGGTCTGATCGCTGCTACAAGAAGGCATGGCCGCTGGAAAAGGTGCTGGCTCTCATCGAAGAGGAGAAGGGACAACACTTCGATCCCCAGCTGGTCGAGCTGATGATGGCCAATCTCGACAAGTTTCTCGAGATCCGCGAGCAGAACAAGGATGTCTATATCGGCGAACACTAG
- a CDS encoding TIGR03503 family protein, translating to MSKWLASFLLLGSLGASATEVFAPSDIPLLDNRFRIDYGVKEITFIIKRKPGTPSVILVRPDGSKLYVGKVKPDDVGWLALPVHDLITLRNPMPGPWQAIGEVDPDNRVRILSDIRMDIAALPMQLYQGEVVKLKAWLSIDGQPPKDKYYLSDLGMRVKLQSFSDPGKQNTVLDQEIGHYLDDGKGLDEVPGDGVMTAEAILQDIPAGKYRAMFSTGNQVFVRARYQEVLLYPYPFTYNLAPPSEELGAKLSLLVDRDELDPASVALKGTVTSKTGGYYSFSEVATAPKLDVDFSVIKEPGQYQVEAALYGTTRLGREVKIAMPVKTFNVFPPAPPPPPPVSAAEPTSSAKATGEAEEKGGMGWLIWALAGGGGLLVILGGVGFIILQKRKALKRALAAAQAESQQAEQPAAKLDLNLPEQ from the coding sequence ATGAGCAAGTGGCTGGCCTCTTTTTTACTGCTGGGGTCGCTTGGCGCTTCGGCGACCGAGGTATTTGCCCCTTCCGATATTCCGTTGCTGGATAACCGCTTTCGCATCGATTACGGGGTGAAGGAGATCACCTTTATCATCAAGCGCAAGCCGGGTACCCCCTCGGTGATCCTGGTGCGCCCAGATGGCAGCAAGCTCTACGTGGGCAAGGTCAAACCGGATGATGTGGGCTGGCTGGCGCTGCCGGTGCATGATCTCATTACCCTGCGCAATCCCATGCCGGGCCCGTGGCAGGCGATTGGCGAGGTGGATCCCGACAACCGGGTGCGGATCCTCTCCGATATCCGGATGGATATCGCCGCCTTGCCGATGCAGCTCTATCAGGGAGAGGTGGTCAAGCTCAAAGCGTGGCTCTCGATCGATGGCCAGCCGCCCAAGGACAAGTACTACCTCTCCGATCTGGGGATGAGGGTCAAACTGCAGTCCTTCAGCGACCCAGGCAAGCAGAATACGGTGCTCGATCAGGAGATTGGCCACTACCTTGACGACGGCAAGGGGCTTGATGAGGTGCCGGGTGATGGCGTCATGACGGCGGAGGCGATCCTGCAGGATATTCCGGCGGGCAAATACCGCGCCATGTTCAGTACCGGCAATCAGGTGTTTGTCCGGGCCCGCTATCAGGAAGTGCTGCTTTATCCTTATCCCTTTACCTACAATCTGGCGCCTCCCTCCGAAGAGCTGGGTGCCAAGTTGTCACTGCTGGTTGACCGTGACGAGCTGGATCCCGCCTCTGTGGCGCTCAAGGGCACAGTCACCAGCAAAACCGGTGGCTACTACTCGTTTAGCGAAGTGGCGACTGCGCCCAAACTGGATGTCGATTTTTCCGTCATCAAGGAGCCTGGGCAGTATCAGGTAGAGGCCGCGCTCTATGGCACCACCCGCCTTGGCCGTGAAGTAAAGATTGCTATGCCGGTGAAAACCTTCAATGTCTTTCCGCCAGCACCTCCACCTCCGCCGCCGGTCTCTGCTGCCGAGCCAACCTCCAGCGCTAAAGCGACCGGGGAAGCGGAAGAGAAGGGGGGAATGGGCTGGTTGATCTGGGCGCTGGCCGGTGGTGGCGGGTTATTGGTTATTCTGGGCGGGGTCGGGTTTATCATCCTGCAAAAACGCAAGGCGTTGAAACGCGCCCTGGCAGCAGCTCAAGCGGAAAGCCAGCAAGCAGAACAACCCGCCGCCAAGCTGGATCTCAACTTGCCAGAACAATAA
- the dnaQ gene encoding DNA polymerase III subunit epsilon, whose amino-acid sequence MNTPQLNRQIILDTETTGMNTGGGPVYLGHRIIEIGCVEVINRKLTGNHYHVYIKPDRLVDPEAIQVHGITDEFLRDKPSFSQIADEFLDFIRGAELIAHNAPFDVSFMDYEFSKLGLNFKTADICTITDTLAMARDLFPGKRNNLDVLCDRYGIDNSHRTLHGALLDAEILADVYLLMTGGQTKLNLATESSENESSQDTSIRRLESNRPALKVIRAGEEVQALHEARLDLVQKKGGSCLWRQ is encoded by the coding sequence ATGAACACACCCCAACTGAATCGCCAGATCATCCTGGATACCGAAACCACAGGTATGAATACCGGTGGCGGCCCTGTTTACCTTGGCCACCGCATCATCGAAATCGGCTGTGTGGAGGTGATCAACCGCAAGCTCACCGGTAACCACTACCACGTCTATATCAAGCCGGATCGGTTGGTGGACCCGGAAGCCATTCAGGTTCACGGGATTACCGACGAGTTCCTGCGCGACAAACCCTCTTTTAGCCAGATTGCCGACGAGTTCCTCGACTTTATCCGCGGCGCCGAGCTGATCGCCCACAACGCGCCGTTTGACGTGAGCTTCATGGACTACGAGTTCAGCAAGCTCGGACTCAACTTCAAGACGGCCGATATCTGCACCATCACAGATACCCTGGCGATGGCGCGGGATCTCTTCCCGGGCAAGCGCAACAACCTGGATGTGCTCTGCGATCGTTACGGTATCGACAACTCGCACCGAACTCTGCACGGGGCTTTGCTCGATGCGGAGATCCTGGCGGATGTCTACCTGCTGATGACCGGTGGCCAGACCAAACTCAATCTGGCCACCGAAAGCAGTGAAAACGAGAGCAGCCAGGACACCAGCATCCGTCGCCTGGAGAGCAACCGACCGGCGCTCAAGGTGATCAGAGCGGGCGAAGAGGTGCAGGCGTTGCACGAAGCGAGACTGGATCTGGTGCAGAAGAAGGGAGGGAGCTGTCTGTGGCGGCAATGA
- the rnhA gene encoding ribonuclease HI: MLKQIDLYTDGSCLGNPGPGGYGAVMVYGKHRKEIAAGFRLTTNNRMELMAAIMGLRTLNEPCKVRLTTDSQYVRQGITQWIIGWKKKGWMTANRQPVKNVDLWKELDAEVSRHQIEWLWVKGHSGHPENERCDELAREAACGKELAEDTGYQP, translated from the coding sequence ATGTTAAAACAGATTGATTTGTATACGGATGGTTCCTGCCTCGGCAACCCGGGCCCGGGCGGTTACGGCGCCGTCATGGTCTATGGCAAGCACCGCAAGGAGATTGCGGCCGGCTTTCGCCTCACCACCAACAACCGGATGGAGCTGATGGCCGCCATCATGGGCCTGCGCACCCTCAACGAGCCTTGCAAGGTACGCCTCACTACCGACAGCCAGTATGTCCGTCAGGGGATCACCCAGTGGATCATCGGCTGGAAGAAGAAAGGGTGGATGACAGCCAACCGTCAGCCGGTCAAAAACGTCGATCTCTGGAAAGAGCTGGATGCGGAAGTGAGCCGTCACCAGATCGAGTGGCTCTGGGTTAAAGGGCACTCGGGCCATCCGGAGAACGAACGCTGTGACGAGCTGGCCCGCGAGGCGGCCTGCGGCAAGGAGCTGGCCGAGGATACCGGCTACCAGCCCTGA
- a CDS encoding methyltransferase domain-containing protein: MQVARTEQQIEIPTSWSALPMGDWVAAEIQERLDSWCPNLFGYHLLKIGALSAELSCKRSSIRHQVGVASEGRLLDLYGDPLALPVRTGSVDACLLAHCLDFSADPHQVLREAERVLTDDGWLIISGYNPMSLVGIGHCIPFLRRKVPWSARMFTPGRVTDWLHLLGCEVMFDERFGYSFMGKQSWHSWWQESVGRDYCRAFASVYVIAARKRRFPLIPVRRRWQLPKSLATPGMARQGW; this comes from the coding sequence ATGCAGGTGGCACGTACCGAACAACAAATCGAGATCCCGACCAGCTGGTCCGCGTTGCCTATGGGGGACTGGGTTGCCGCCGAGATCCAGGAGCGGCTCGACAGCTGGTGTCCCAACCTGTTTGGCTATCATTTGCTCAAGATTGGCGCCCTGAGTGCCGAACTCTCCTGCAAACGCTCATCCATTCGTCATCAGGTAGGCGTCGCTTCCGAAGGACGGCTGCTCGACTTGTATGGCGATCCGCTGGCATTGCCGGTGCGTACCGGCAGTGTCGATGCCTGTCTGCTGGCTCATTGCCTCGATTTCTCGGCCGATCCCCACCAGGTGTTGCGTGAAGCTGAAAGGGTGCTGACCGACGATGGCTGGCTGATTATCAGTGGCTACAACCCCATGAGTCTGGTGGGCATAGGTCACTGCATCCCTTTTCTGCGGCGCAAGGTGCCCTGGTCGGCGCGGATGTTTACCCCCGGGCGGGTCACCGACTGGCTCCATCTGCTGGGGTGCGAGGTGATGTTTGACGAGCGCTTCGGTTACTCGTTTATGGGCAAACAGAGTTGGCACAGCTGGTGGCAGGAGAGTGTAGGGCGGGACTATTGCCGGGCGTTTGCTTCTGTCTATGTGATTGCCGCCCGTAAACGGCGCTTTCCGCTGATCCCGGTGCGCCGCCGCTGGCAGCTGCCAAAGTCCCTCGCCACACCGGGTATGGCCCGTCAGGGCTGGTAG
- the gloB gene encoding hydroxyacylglutathione hydrolase, translated as MYPVITVPAFNDNYIWLIRHENHCLVVDPGDAAPVLERLSALGLVLDAILLTHHHHDHVGGVGELLEQFPHARLYGPKLDPMPAHHGQWLEDGDQINWHGLALEVIHVPGHTRGHIAYHGSGMLFCGDTLFSAGCGRLFEGTPEQMYHSLQRLAALPDDTLIYCAHEYTLSNLRFAYAVEPDNPAIRDQIGLISKLRQQGLPSLPSRLGDERRFNVFLRCELDSVKFSAEKQGLKCVENPVDTFTILRQWKDVF; from the coding sequence ATGTATCCAGTGATCACAGTTCCTGCCTTTAATGACAACTACATCTGGTTGATTAGACACGAAAATCACTGTCTGGTTGTCGACCCGGGCGACGCAGCCCCCGTGCTGGAGCGGCTCTCGGCGCTGGGGCTGGTGCTCGATGCCATCCTCCTGACCCACCATCATCACGACCATGTGGGCGGGGTTGGCGAACTGCTCGAACAGTTCCCCCATGCCCGGCTATATGGCCCCAAACTTGACCCCATGCCGGCCCACCATGGTCAGTGGCTCGAAGATGGCGATCAGATCAACTGGCACGGTCTTGCCCTCGAGGTGATCCATGTGCCCGGCCATACCCGCGGCCATATCGCCTACCATGGCAGCGGCATGCTCTTTTGTGGTGACACCCTCTTCTCGGCCGGTTGTGGTCGCCTCTTTGAAGGGACGCCGGAGCAGATGTATCACTCGCTGCAACGGCTCGCCGCCCTGCCCGATGACACCCTCATCTATTGTGCCCACGAATACACCCTGTCAAACCTGCGCTTCGCCTACGCGGTCGAGCCGGACAACCCGGCGATCCGTGATCAGATCGGGCTGATCAGCAAACTGCGGCAACAGGGGCTGCCAAGCCTGCCCAGCCGACTGGGGGACGAACGCAGGTTTAATGTTTTTCTGCGCTGCGAGCTCGATTCAGTGAAATTTTCTGCTGAAAAGCAGGGGCTAAAATGCGTGGAAAATCCGGTAGATACCTTCACGATCCTGCGCCAATGGAAGGATGTTTTTTGA
- a CDS encoding LysM peptidoglycan-binding domain-containing protein yields the protein MKVRTALLAALLLSGCQNLSHQDDRALTAIEPIKSPQVNKKAHKKHSSRFLFGDEQLDEMEDTDNLWVRISDDMQLETPDNARIRQQREWLLRNDKHLATIASRAEPYLYLMVEEIERRELPMELITVPMIESMFDPHARSRSNAVGLWQFVPATGKNFGLRHDNWYDGRRDVLASTNAALDYLEYLNRFFDGDWLQTLAAYNAGEGRVRNAIQRNQRAGKPTDYWSLDLPRETQMYVPKILAMADMISNADKYNVQLPVLANEPKLRVVETGSQIDLNVAAQLAGVRTSLLKEVNPALSRGVMSPRGPYRLLVPVEYADTLELALADLPKSERIRTRSYQVTSGDTLSRIAQNHGVSVSELKLANNLRGNSLRRGQRLVIPTSGHTVSSKASAAPQQLASRGSSQKSKVSYKVRAGDNLWSISQAHGVSHEELAKWNGLNAKSALKPGMQLVVYPKGGKQSGKSMVYQVRRGDSISSIAARFQVAINDVMRWNQLDKGDYLKPGQEITLFVKNNS from the coding sequence ATGAAGGTACGAACGGCCTTATTGGCAGCGCTGTTGCTCAGCGGCTGCCAAAACCTGAGCCATCAGGATGACCGGGCGCTAACGGCAATCGAGCCGATCAAGTCCCCCCAGGTCAACAAAAAAGCGCATAAAAAACACTCTTCACGATTTCTGTTTGGCGATGAACAGCTGGACGAAATGGAAGATACGGACAATCTGTGGGTGCGTATCAGCGATGATATGCAACTGGAAACTCCGGACAATGCGCGCATCCGCCAACAACGTGAGTGGCTGTTGCGCAATGATAAGCATCTGGCGACCATTGCCAGCCGGGCTGAACCCTACCTCTATCTGATGGTAGAGGAGATTGAACGGCGTGAGCTGCCAATGGAGCTTATTACTGTCCCGATGATCGAGAGCATGTTTGATCCGCATGCCCGATCCCGCAGCAATGCCGTCGGTTTGTGGCAGTTTGTGCCCGCCACCGGCAAGAACTTCGGTCTGCGCCACGACAACTGGTATGACGGACGGCGCGATGTGCTGGCCTCCACCAATGCGGCGCTCGACTATCTGGAATACCTGAACCGCTTCTTTGATGGTGACTGGCTGCAAACGCTGGCCGCCTACAATGCCGGTGAAGGACGGGTTCGCAACGCCATCCAGCGTAACCAGCGTGCCGGCAAACCGACCGACTACTGGTCGCTCGACCTGCCGCGCGAAACCCAGATGTATGTGCCCAAGATCCTGGCCATGGCTGACATGATCAGCAATGCCGACAAGTACAACGTCCAGCTGCCGGTGCTCGCCAACGAGCCGAAGCTGCGGGTGGTGGAAACCGGCAGCCAGATCGATCTGAACGTGGCGGCCCAGCTGGCCGGTGTGCGCACCTCGCTGCTCAAGGAGGTCAATCCTGCCCTGAGCCGTGGCGTGATGTCACCGCGCGGCCCCTACCGCCTGCTGGTACCGGTTGAATATGCCGATACCCTGGAGCTGGCACTGGCCGATCTACCCAAGAGCGAGCGTATCCGTACCCGCTCCTATCAGGTCACCAGTGGCGACACCCTGTCACGCATCGCCCAGAATCACGGCGTCAGCGTGAGCGAGCTGAAACTGGCCAACAATCTGCGTGGCAACAGCCTGCGTCGTGGTCAGCGTCTGGTCATTCCGACCAGCGGCCATACCGTCAGCAGCAAGGCAAGTGCTGCCCCGCAACAGCTGGCCAGCCGTGGCAGCAGCCAGAAAAGCAAGGTGAGCTACAAGGTGCGGGCAGGTGATAACCTGTGGAGCATCAGCCAGGCTCACGGCGTCTCCCACGAGGAGCTCGCCAAGTGGAACGGTCTGAACGCCAAGTCGGCCCTGAAGCCGGGCATGCAGCTGGTGGTCTACCCCAAGGGTGGCAAGCAGAGCGGCAAGTCGATGGTCTATCAGGTTCGCCGTGGTGACTCCATCTCCTCCATCGCCGCGCGCTTCCAGGTCGCCATCAACGATGTGATGCGCTGGAATCAGCTCGACAAAGGGGATTACCTGAAGCCGGGCCAGGAGATCACCCTGTTTGTGAAGAACAACAGCTGA
- a CDS encoding DUF1127 domain-containing protein has protein sequence MANMTYTETGYQHSSQLNLVARVKMTVLTWLERSRGRRQLSELPEYLLKDIGLNEADRYQETTKPFWRG, from the coding sequence ATGGCCAACATGACTTATACCGAAACCGGTTACCAGCATTCCAGCCAATTGAATCTGGTTGCTCGCGTTAAAATGACCGTTCTGACCTGGCTGGAGCGCAGCCGCGGCCGTCGCCAGCTCTCCGAGCTGCCCGAGTACCTGCTCAAAGACATCGGCCTGAACGAAGCTGACCGCTATCAAGAGACCACCAAGCCGTTCTGGCGTGGTTGA
- a CDS encoding DNA replication terminus site-binding protein: MDTFTPTAALRQQMEAIEASLDQLATLLGQLELQEAHVYPLPPVAQGEEHDPISQIEVGYLSGDEALAATLSAYRDHSARPGCSTKATRRLPGWLRFPAAAAPLIQPLVEEINQRKLDFKALVQQAGGRDEKFELVHTALPGVITLQVYRKLTWLHGELHSLGFTWADKQTINRLTREQVLEMLERSRRYIPALSNNEEWSKMVDQEVYDIRRLPADAELRIRRPVKTHPMINLLWQDRTPRKQQLKASLPLLLCSDSPPAFTHLGNYPPKSRQARRDRKIGCDPIIERLHLYLYQG, encoded by the coding sequence ATGGATACCTTTACCCCTACCGCCGCCCTGCGTCAACAGATGGAGGCCATTGAAGCCTCTCTGGATCAGCTGGCCACCCTGCTCGGCCAGCTCGAACTGCAGGAGGCCCATGTCTATCCCCTCCCCCCGGTGGCGCAGGGCGAAGAGCACGATCCCATCAGCCAGATTGAGGTGGGTTACCTGAGCGGCGACGAGGCACTGGCTGCCACCTTGTCGGCCTATCGGGATCACAGCGCCCGCCCCGGCTGCTCCACCAAGGCCACCCGTCGTCTGCCGGGCTGGCTGCGCTTTCCCGCCGCCGCCGCTCCGCTGATCCAGCCGCTGGTTGAGGAGATCAACCAGCGCAAGCTCGATTTCAAAGCGCTGGTGCAGCAAGCGGGCGGACGGGACGAGAAGTTCGAGCTGGTACATACCGCCTTGCCCGGGGTGATCACCCTGCAGGTCTACCGCAAGCTGACGTGGCTACATGGAGAGCTCCACTCCCTCGGTTTTACCTGGGCTGACAAGCAGACCATCAATCGCCTCACCCGCGAACAGGTGCTGGAGATGCTGGAGCGCAGCCGCCGCTACATACCGGCCCTCTCCAACAACGAGGAGTGGAGCAAGATGGTGGATCAGGAGGTGTACGACATTCGCCGCCTGCCCGCCGATGCTGAGCTGCGGATCCGCCGCCCGGTCAAGACCCACCCGATGATCAACCTGCTCTGGCAGGATCGCACCCCGCGCAAGCAGCAGCTCAAGGCGAGCCTGCCGCTGCTGCTCTGCTCGGACAGCCCGCCCGCATTCACCCATCTGGGCAACTATCCCCCCAAGAGCCGGCAGGCGCGGCGGGATCGCAAGATTGGCTGCGACCCCATCATCGAGCGGCTGCACCTCTACCTCTATCAGGGCTGA